A segment of the Leclercia adecarboxylata genome:
GAAAGGGATGGCCTGACGAATATCGGGCAACATCAGCCCCCAGGAAAATCTCGCCATGCCGTAAGTCACCGCGATTAATGAGAACCCGGTTATACCCAGTGCAATCGGTCTGTTCATTACGCCCCTCTTTTTACCCGCAGTAAAAACCTAAACGCTGAGCAGGCGTTGTGCCAGTTTTTACCGGTACGAATACTCTGACTTCTCCCCGCTCCCGGCTTCATCATTTACACTCAAAGTGTTTCTTTTTTCGGCATTGCCATAACAGGAGAGACGCATGACCCGAACCTTTAGCGTGATCCCGCCCTATATTCTTCGTCGTATTATTGAGAGTGGCTCTGAGCCGCAGCAGCGTTGCGCCCGCCAGACGCTGACGCATGTACAAACGCTGATGGCACATATGCCAGGTAAACCCGCTGCGCCGCACGTTAATAAAGCCGGGCAGCTGGAGCGTGATATTTATGATGCAAAACAGACCCAGGAACTGCCGGGCACCCAGGTGCGTTATGAGGGACAGGCGTCAAACAGGGATATTGCTGTTGATGAAGCCTATGATTATTTAGGTATCACCCATGATTTTTTCTGGAAAAATTATCATCGCGACTCGCTGGATAATAAAGGGCTGATACTGACGGGCACCGTTCATTATGGGCGGGAATATCAGAACGCTTTCTGGAATGGTCAGCAGATGGTATTTGGCGATGGTGATGGCGAGATATTTAACCGCTTCACTATTGCCATCGACGTTGTGGCACATGAACTTAGCCATGGGGTGACCGAAACCGAAGCCGGGCTTATCTACTTTGAACAATCGGGTGCGCTGAATGAGTCTTTATCTGACGTTTTCGGCTCGCTGGTGAAACAGTATCACCTGAAGCAAACGGCCGATAAAGCCGACTGGCTGATTGGTGAAGGGCTGCTGGCTAAGGGGATTAATGGCAAAGGGCTGCGATCGATGTCAGAACCCGGAACCGCCT
Coding sequences within it:
- a CDS encoding M4 family metallopeptidase, with the translated sequence MTRTFSVIPPYILRRIIESGSEPQQRCARQTLTHVQTLMAHMPGKPAAPHVNKAGQLERDIYDAKQTQELPGTQVRYEGQASNRDIAVDEAYDYLGITHDFFWKNYHRDSLDNKGLILTGTVHYGREYQNAFWNGQQMVFGDGDGEIFNRFTIAIDVVAHELSHGVTETEAGLIYFEQSGALNESLSDVFGSLVKQYHLKQTADKADWLIGEGLLAKGINGKGLRSMSEPGTAYDDPLLGKDPQPGHMKDFIKTREDNGGVHLNSGIPNRAFYLAATAIGGHAWEKAGYAWYDTVCDRQLAQDADFDAFAKLTVAHGEKRSGGDVAAAIEQAWKQVGVL